The Pseudarthrobacter defluvii DNA window CGCCGGGACATGATGCGCCTGCTGTCCTGCGCCAGGGACCTGCACCCGCAAGGCAGCCCCGGAGGATCCGGAACCGCCGAAGTGCAGGCGGGTGGCGGTGCCGACAGCGGAGGAAAGGGGACCCAGCCGGACGCATCGGGGTTGAGCGAGCGCGAAAAGGAAGTGGCCAGGCTGGTGCTTGAGGGCAAAACCTACCGGGAAATCGGCGAGGCCATCTACATCTCGCCCCGAACTGCCGAGCACCACATTGCCAGGATCCGGCGCCGGCTGGGTGCGGAAAATCGTTCGGACCTGTTGGCCCGCCTGCGCCTGGCGCTGGGTGTGGAGGGTTCCCAGCAGCTGAGTCCGCAGCAGGAATGATCCCCTAATGCCCCTAGGCGTGCCAGGTCCGTTGCCCCGGAAGGGCACCGTTGGGTAGGGGGAAACCGCCCGATGCCCTGCCCCCGGCAGCGAACCTAGGTTTGAGGCAACCGGAGATGTTCGCCGGATGATCCGCGACACAACGAAGATGTGAGGACCACGCATATGCCAACACTCGCAAACGACCTTGTTCAGTTCCTGATGCAGCTCTTCGGCAACCGGGAGGCGGTCCAGGCGTTCCTGGACGACCCCGAAAGGGCATTGGCCGAACACGGCCTGGGCAACGTGTGCTCGGCAGACGTGGACGCGGCGATGCCTGTTGTCCTGGATTACGCTCCCATCACCGTCAATGCCATGTCCTTCGAGCGGGAGCACAACACCGGCGGAAGCAGTGCCTGGTCCGGGCAGGTGACCACGACGGCGGCGCACGCCGGGAGTGCCGCAACAATCCATGCCGGGATGCAGAGTCCAGGCCAGGGCGGAACGGACTACGACCATGACGACCACGCCCACGCGGTCCAGCAGCTGCACCACGTGGTGAACCACTTCTCCTATACCAGCAACAGCACCCTGCTCGACGACCGGGACACCATCACGGACCAGTCCGTCAACCAAAACATCTGGGCGCACGGGGACGTGGAGCAGTGGTTCGACCACGATGCGGTGGTGGCCGCCGGGGACCGTGCGGTGGCCGGCGGAGACGATGCCAGTGTCCGGGACTCCAACAACATCACGGATTCCTACAACTCCGACCATTCCACCGATTACTCCACGGACAATTCCCTTCACGCCGGCGGCGACGTCAGCATTGGTAATGAGGAGACGGCCATCTCCGACTCCTTCAATACCGACGTCGGCCTCGATGTGGACGACTCCTTCAACGACAACTCGGACCACTCGGACTACTCCGACAATTCGGTCTACTCCGACCATTCGGACCACTCTGTCAGCACAGACACGGAGCTGGAGGTCCGCGACTCGTTCAACGACAACTCCGACAACTCCACCCACGACTCGGTGGAGGTGGAGGATTCCTTCAACCCGGACAACTCCACCACTACGGCAGTGGAGGTCCACGTGGACGACTCCTTCCAGGACAATTCGGCCACCAACATCGTGGAGGATAACGTGGTGGTGGCAGAGAACCAGCTCGAGTTCACCGAGGACAATTCACTTCAGGACAACTCCAGCCATGCGGATGAGGACCTGGACAGCCACACCAGCATTGACCATCCGGTGGTTGACGACTCCACCGTGTTGTAACACGCTGGTCGGACACGCGATTCGCGGGAGGCAAACCGCCCGGCAGGAGGGAAATTACCTCCTGCCGGGCTCTTCCGGTATTACCGACGACAGGATTTTTGGCACCGACAGGGGGACACTTCGTGGCAGAAGCAGCACCAGCAAGGCCGCCGGGTCCTGTTACGGCCGGGCAGTTGGTGAAGCTCGTGGAGCAGGGCCTTCAGCTGGTGGGCAGCGGGGACCGCGGGGACCTGCGCAGGAGGCTGGAGCAGGCCATGCACCGGCTGCAGGACCCCAGCATCAGGGTCATCGTGGTGGGGGAGTTCAAGCAGGGAAAGAGCAAGCTCATCAATGCCCTGGTGAACGCCCCGGTGTGCCCGGTGGATGACGACATTGCCACTTCCGTCCCTACCATCGTCCGCTACGGGGAACCGGCGTCGGCCACCCTTCTGGTCTCCGCCCCGGAAAACTTTTCGGCGGCGGAAAACCCCGCCGGGAATGGTGCCGCTGACGGCGGCAGCATAGAGCGGCGGCCCGTGGAGCTTACCGACCTGTCCGCCTTTGTTTCCGAGCAGGGGAACCCGGGAAACAGCAGGAAAATCGCGGCCGCAGAAGTCTGCCTGCCCCGCCGGATCCTCACTGGCGGGCTTACCATTATCGATTCTCCGGGCGTCGGCGGCATGGGCTCCACCCACACCCTGACCACGCTCACGGCCCTGCCCACGGCGGACGCCATGCTGCTGGTCTCGGACGCTTCGCAGGAATACACGGAACCGGAGCTGCGGTTCCTGCGCCAGGCCATGCGGATCACCCCCAGTGTCGCCGCCGTCCTCTCCAAGACAGACCTCTACCCGGACTGGCGGCGCGTGGAGGAGCTCGACCGGGCGCACCTGGACCAGGTGGCACCGGATGTTCCGCTTTTGCCGCTGTCCGCAGATCTTCGGCTGGAAGCTTCGCGGCTCCAGGACAGTGAGCTCAACGCTGAATCCGGCTTCCCGGCGCTCGTGGCCCACCTCCGCAATGACGTGGCGGGCAAGGCAGAGCGGATCCAGCGCCGCTCCGTCAGCCAGGACCTGCTGTCCGTCACCGAAAACCTCCGGCTCTCCCTGCAGTCCGAGCTTGAGGCCCTGGAGAACCCGGGTGCCAGGCCGCAGATGCTCGCAGACCTGGAACAGGCCAAGATGGAAGCGGACCATCTGCGAAAGCGGTCCGCACGCTGGCAGCTCACGCTCAGCGACGGCATCAACGACCTCATTGCCGACATGGAGTACGACCTCCGGGACCGCCTGCGTGGGATTCAACGGGAAGCCGAGACCGCCATCGACCAGGGCGATCCCGGTCCCGTCTGGACACAGTTCTCCCAGTGGCTCGAAGAGTGTGTCGCCGCAGCGGTTTCGGACACGTTCGTCTGGACCAGCGAAAGGTCGCAATGGCTGGCTGCGCAGGTGGCCGAACACTTCGCCGCCGATGAGGTGTCATTGCCGGTCCTGCACGTCTCCGATTCCGGGGACGCCCTGGACCCGGTGGAGCAGATGCCGGGGCTGGATCCGGGCCGGGTGAACCCCATCCAGAAAGTCCTCATCGGCATGCGTGGATCCTACGGCGGTGTCCTCATGTTCGGCCTCCTGACGGGAATCTTCGGGATGGCCCTTATCAATCCGCTCTCGGTGGGCGCCGGGCTGCTGCTGGGACGCAAGGCCTACCGGGAGGACAAGGAGACCCGGCTAAAGCGGCGCCAGGGCGAGGCGAAGGCGCTGGTGAGGCGCCAGTTGGACGATGTGACGTTCCAGGTGGGGAAGCAGTTGAAGGACAGGCTGCGGCTGGTTCAGCGGACCATCCGCGACCACTTCACCGAGATCGCCGATGAGTACCACCGGTCGCTGTCGGATTCGGTGGCCGCGGCGCAGAAAGCTGCGAACTCCTACGCACAGGAGAAGGAAGGGCGCATCCAGGACATCAGGGCTGAGCTCAAGAAGGTGGACGCGCTGCACCGGGCGGCGGAAGCCGTGGCCGCGGAGGCCAAGGCCGCCGGAACCCGTTCCGCAGCGGGGGTGGGATGACGGCGTCCACCACGGCCGGGGCGGCAGCGCTGATCCGGGAAGCGCTGGAAGCCTACGGCGACGATCCCGCGGCCGTAGAGGCGCTGCACGTCTATGCGCGGCGGTTGGCGGAGCCACTGAGGATCGCTGTTGCCGGCATGGTAAAAGCAGGCAAATCCACGCTCCTGAACGCCATCATTGGCGAGGAGATCGCCCCCACGGACACCGGCGAGTGCACCAGGATCGTCACCTGGTACCGGCACGGCCACACTCCCCGCATCACGCTGCACCCCACCAGGGGGGAGCCCCGGGCCCTGCCCCTGAAGCGCGTGGACGGGCGCCTGGTCTTCGTCCTTGACGGCGTACGGGCGGACGAAGTGGAACGCCTCGACGTCGAATGGCCGGCGCCGGCACTGCGCGCCATGACCCTTATCGACACCCCTGGCATCGCCTCCGTCTCCCAGGATGTGTCCGCACGGTCCGTCCGGTTCCTGACGCCGGAGGATTCGCCGTCGGAAGCTGATGCCGTTATCTATCTGATGCGCCACAAGCACGCGTCCGATCTGCGTTTCCTGGAGTCCTTCCGCGACACCGGGGCCGGCCGCTCGGGCACGGTCAACGCCATCGCGGTGCTGTCCCGGGCCGACGAGGTGGGGGCTGGGCGCATCGACTCCCTTTTGTCCGCAGGCAACATCGCCGAAAGGTACAGCCGCGATCCCAACCTCCGGAAGCTGGCCCTCGGCGTGGTCCCGGTAGCCGGACTCCTGGCCCAAAGCGCCCGCACCCTGCGCCAGCCGGACTTCGAGGCCCTGCGAGTGCTGGCAACCCTGGACCGCGCAGCGCGTGAACGGATGATGCTCTCCGCCGACAGGTTCCGCCGGTCCACCGAGCCGGCGGGACTGACCGAAGAAGCACGGGCATCATTGCTGGCACGCTACGGGCTTTTCGGCATCCGCCTGGCCGTGGTCCTCATCCGCAACGGGTTCCCGGAACCCACACCGCTGGCCCACGAGCTGGTCCGGCGAAGCGGCCTGGACCCCCTGCTTGACGTGCTGGACCGGCAGTTCCAGGCCCGGGCGGAAGCACTCAAGGCCAGGACGGCCCTGGTGGCGGTGGAGAACCTCATGGCCAACCGGCCGCGGCAGGGGACGGAAAACCTGGCGGCGGCCCTGGAACGACTGCAGGCCAACGGGCATGAATTCCGCGAGCTCCGGCTGCTGGCGGCGCTGCGGACAACGGGGGTGGAACTGGCCCCGGAACTGGCTGCAGAAGCTGAACGGCTCATCGGAGGCCAGGGCGCCGCTGCCCATCTGCGGCTTGGCCTGCCGCCTGGCTGCGGCCCGCAGGCACTGGCAGAGGAGGCCAGGCGCTGCCTAACCCGTTGGCGGGCAGCTGCAGAAAGTCCGCTGACTGCCCGGTCCGCCGGGGAAGCCTGCCGCGTGGTGATCCGCAGCTGCGAGGGGATGCTGGCGGACTGTGCAAACAGCGACCGCCAGGCGCAGTCGGCGTAGCGCCCGCTCAGGCGCAGTCAGCGTAGGGCCGGCGGAGGCCCGCCACCCGCAGGCCCCATCGCGCAGGCTTTAGCCGGTTTCACGCTTCAGCCAGGCTCCAACGGACGGCAGGAACAGCAGTACCAGGCCGGCGAACGCCAGGAGCAGCCCCGCACCCCACAACATCACCACGTAGCTGCCCGCGGCACCGGCCGGGACCAGGAAAGCGGACGCCAGGAAGAGGAGGAGGACATGGCTGGCCAACAGGGGAACCAGGGTCCAGCGGGCCCAGCTCCTGCGGCCCAGCACGGCGGCAAGGACCGCCGCCTCAAGCAGGGTCACCAGCAGAAGGGCGCCGATGCTTCCCCAAAAGACGATCTCCGCCGCCGTACTGACCGATGCGGCGTCGTTTCCCGCCGCCATATCGGCCACCACGCCGTGGAGCCGCTGCAGGTTGGAGTCGCGGGCCACGAAGGATCCCAGCAGGACAGCCAGTCCCGCGGCGAAACTGAAGAGCCAGAGCGTGCGGGCATTGCGGACCGGCCGGGGCAGCGGGCGAACAACCGGGATGGGCGGCGGAGTGGAGTAGGACGGGCCAGGCCTGGGTGGGGGAGCGGATTGGCGCCGCTCTTCAGCGCCGGACTGGGACGCCATGGACCTTATTTCAGTCCGTCGGTGTCGTGTTCGTCGGTGCCGCGCTGGCCTTTGGCGCCGTCCTCCTTGGCCTTCGCCTCCAGTTCGTCCCGGAGTTTCTTCAGCCGCTCGGCCTCGGCCTGGTTGCGCCTGCGGGCCTCGAGGTTGCGGAGGAAGTCGGGATCATCATCGGGAGCCGTGGGGTGCGGGTAGCTGGGCCGCGGCTGCGCCGTGCCCCGAGGCCGGCCAATCAGCAGCCACAGGATGGCGCCCAGCACCGGCAGGACGATCTGCACGACGATCCAGGCCGGTTTCGAGATGCCCCGGGCAAGGCGGCCTTCAGTGCGGATCACGTCCACCAGGCCATACACGAAGATGACGAGGACTGCGACGGCCAAAGCCACACGGAACAGCATGCCATTAAGTCTATCCGCAGGACGGGCAGGGGCCGCCGGGCGGAGGCGGCTAAACTTGAATAGTGGCCTTTTTGAAATATTCCCTGATCCGCCTGGCGATCTTTGTTCCCCTGTTTGTCCTGTTTAC harbors:
- a CDS encoding PLD nuclease N-terminal domain-containing protein, whose translation is MLFRVALAVAVLVIFVYGLVDVIRTEGRLARGISKPAWIVVQIVLPVLGAILWLLIGRPRGTAQPRPSYPHPTAPDDDPDFLRNLEARRRNQAEAERLKKLRDELEAKAKEDGAKGQRGTDEHDTDGLK
- a CDS encoding dynamin family protein, whose product is MAEAAPARPPGPVTAGQLVKLVEQGLQLVGSGDRGDLRRRLEQAMHRLQDPSIRVIVVGEFKQGKSKLINALVNAPVCPVDDDIATSVPTIVRYGEPASATLLVSAPENFSAAENPAGNGAADGGSIERRPVELTDLSAFVSEQGNPGNSRKIAAAEVCLPRRILTGGLTIIDSPGVGGMGSTHTLTTLTALPTADAMLLVSDASQEYTEPELRFLRQAMRITPSVAAVLSKTDLYPDWRRVEELDRAHLDQVAPDVPLLPLSADLRLEASRLQDSELNAESGFPALVAHLRNDVAGKAERIQRRSVSQDLLSVTENLRLSLQSELEALENPGARPQMLADLEQAKMEADHLRKRSARWQLTLSDGINDLIADMEYDLRDRLRGIQREAETAIDQGDPGPVWTQFSQWLEECVAAAVSDTFVWTSERSQWLAAQVAEHFAADEVSLPVLHVSDSGDALDPVEQMPGLDPGRVNPIQKVLIGMRGSYGGVLMFGLLTGIFGMALINPLSVGAGLLLGRKAYREDKETRLKRRQGEAKALVRRQLDDVTFQVGKQLKDRLRLVQRTIRDHFTEIADEYHRSLSDSVAAAQKAANSYAQEKEGRIQDIRAELKKVDALHRAAEAVAAEAKAAGTRSAAGVG
- a CDS encoding IniB N-terminal domain-containing protein, which produces MPTLANDLVQFLMQLFGNREAVQAFLDDPERALAEHGLGNVCSADVDAAMPVVLDYAPITVNAMSFEREHNTGGSSAWSGQVTTTAAHAGSAATIHAGMQSPGQGGTDYDHDDHAHAVQQLHHVVNHFSYTSNSTLLDDRDTITDQSVNQNIWAHGDVEQWFDHDAVVAAGDRAVAGGDDASVRDSNNITDSYNSDHSTDYSTDNSLHAGGDVSIGNEETAISDSFNTDVGLDVDDSFNDNSDHSDYSDNSVYSDHSDHSVSTDTELEVRDSFNDNSDNSTHDSVEVEDSFNPDNSTTTAVEVHVDDSFQDNSATNIVEDNVVVAENQLEFTEDNSLQDNSSHADEDLDSHTSIDHPVVDDSTVL
- a CDS encoding dynamin family protein codes for the protein MTASTTAGAAALIREALEAYGDDPAAVEALHVYARRLAEPLRIAVAGMVKAGKSTLLNAIIGEEIAPTDTGECTRIVTWYRHGHTPRITLHPTRGEPRALPLKRVDGRLVFVLDGVRADEVERLDVEWPAPALRAMTLIDTPGIASVSQDVSARSVRFLTPEDSPSEADAVIYLMRHKHASDLRFLESFRDTGAGRSGTVNAIAVLSRADEVGAGRIDSLLSAGNIAERYSRDPNLRKLALGVVPVAGLLAQSARTLRQPDFEALRVLATLDRAARERMMLSADRFRRSTEPAGLTEEARASLLARYGLFGIRLAVVLIRNGFPEPTPLAHELVRRSGLDPLLDVLDRQFQARAEALKARTALVAVENLMANRPRQGTENLAAALERLQANGHEFRELRLLAALRTTGVELAPELAAEAERLIGGQGAAAHLRLGLPPGCGPQALAEEARRCLTRWRAAAESPLTARSAGEACRVVIRSCEGMLADCANSDRQAQSA